A genomic region of Halomonas aestuarii contains the following coding sequences:
- the fghA gene encoding S-formylglutathione hydrolase, with protein sequence MTMTEHLELVSANKSFGGWHKRYRHRSRALDCEMTFGIYLPPQAESGRVPLMWWLSGLTCTDENFMQKAGAHRVAAELGIAIVCPDTSPRGTDLPGEDDSYDFGSGAGFYVNATREPWKQHYRMYDYVAEELPSVVRQHFPVNGRESISGHSMGGHGALILALRRPGHYRAVSAFAPIVNPSETPWGQKAFSGYLGEDRGLWTQYDACELVARGASSQPLFIDQGEADDFLEQQLCPERLEAVCAEHDHPLTLRRQPGYDHSYYFIATFIEEHLRYHAERLKKR encoded by the coding sequence ATGACCATGACCGAACACCTAGAGCTGGTCTCGGCCAACAAGAGCTTCGGTGGCTGGCACAAGCGCTATCGCCACCGTTCCCGGGCGCTGGACTGCGAGATGACCTTCGGCATCTATCTGCCGCCCCAGGCGGAGTCCGGGCGGGTGCCGCTGATGTGGTGGCTGTCCGGCCTGACCTGCACCGACGAGAACTTCATGCAGAAGGCCGGGGCACACCGGGTGGCGGCGGAGCTCGGCATCGCCATCGTCTGCCCGGACACCAGCCCCCGGGGCACCGACCTGCCCGGTGAGGACGACAGCTATGACTTCGGCAGCGGCGCGGGCTTCTACGTCAATGCCACCCGGGAGCCCTGGAAGCAGCACTACCGCATGTACGACTACGTGGCCGAGGAGCTGCCCTCGGTGGTGCGTCAGCACTTCCCGGTCAACGGCCGCGAGTCGATCAGCGGCCACTCCATGGGCGGGCACGGAGCCCTGATCCTGGCGCTGCGCCGCCCCGGCCACTACCGGGCGGTGTCGGCCTTCGCGCCCATCGTCAATCCCAGCGAGACCCCCTGGGGGCAGAAGGCCTTTTCCGGCTACCTGGGGGAAGACCGCGGGCTCTGGACCCAGTACGATGCCTGCGAGCTGGTGGCTCGCGGCGCCTCGAGCCAGCCGCTGTTCATCGACCAGGGCGAGGCCGACGACTTCCTCGAGCAGCAGCTCTGTCCCGAGCGCCTCGAGGCCGTGTGCGCCGAGCATGACCATCCGCTGACCCTGCGGCGCCAGCCCGGCTATGACCACAGCTACTACTTCATCGCCACCTTCATCGAAGAGCACCTGCGCTACCACGCCGAGCGACTGAAGAAGCGCTGA
- a CDS encoding DUF4168 domain-containing protein, which yields MQRMTALFSAALLSLGLAATQAQAQQDEAAANNAEQAQATAPAQDFSDSQLQQFADASKEIAVISQEYTKQLQAAEGEQAQEDVRKEANDEMVKAVQDSGLEVDTFNAIGQAIQQDPELMQRVQEMAKASTASEGENS from the coding sequence ATGCAACGGATGACTGCACTGTTCTCGGCCGCGCTGCTCTCTCTCGGCCTCGCCGCCACCCAGGCACAGGCCCAGCAGGACGAGGCTGCGGCCAACAACGCGGAACAGGCGCAGGCCACCGCGCCGGCTCAGGACTTCTCCGATTCCCAGCTTCAGCAGTTCGCCGATGCATCCAAGGAGATCGCCGTGATCTCCCAGGAGTACACCAAGCAGCTGCAGGCCGCGGAAGGCGAGCAGGCCCAGGAGGACGTGCGCAAGGAAGCCAACGACGAGATGGTCAAGGCCGTCCAGGACAGCGGTCTCGAGGTGGATACCTTCAACGCCATCGGCCAGGCCATCCAGCAGGACCCGGAGCTGATGCAGCGCGTGCAGGAAATGGCCAAGGCCAGCACCGCCAGCGAGGGCGAGAACTCCTAA
- a CDS encoding TRAP transporter large permease subunit, whose product MNFEIDFVLPHWLYWSVLLLLPLVVMFFVDRSFRRGGHIDGGDTAEVPAGEEVEVGYQPPGNLFTAIVDRISGFSGRYVAYWALIAPFAFAYEVLVRYAFNSPTNWVHESMTLMFGMQYLIAGAYALREGGHVRVDILYQRAKPLNKAALDLTTSVFFFIFTVALMVTGWKFFSQSVSDAYFFGSSYANETSFTEWAIQFYPVKFMLFFGALLLLFQGFGQLVRDFQSLCHHWRLHEGARNFARVLLTIAVVLAAWTIFEMVNVAVTDYDSLAGSIENSLGSVGIGALTLVMFGSLMVVLVAGLPLAFVTGGLGVVFLYLVGDQAMLNLMPSRIFPMMTNYQLSAIPLFIFMASVLEKAGIIEELFDVVYKWMGGLKAGLAIATVIASTLLAAMVGVIGAAVVTMGLIALPAMLKRNYDPEIAIGSIMAGGTLGILIPPSILAIIYGVIAQQSVGELYLGSLIPGLMLAFMYGFYCWLRGTLNVNMAPPMPVEDRVDMKEKLRLLRNMLAPIILVVLVLGIIFTGIATPVEAAGIGTFGSLIVAAMHRRLTWPNLHAACMTTLVASAMVMWIIFGASIFVGFYILQGGQQFVQELISGAGLGPYAVLALMMVLLVALGMFLDWVGILLLAVPIFVPLIQGLSFTGVFGLPGVDPADVSLWFGVIYLVNMQMSFLSPPFGYALFYIKGVCPPHITMAQIFKSSFPFLGIQALGLLLVILFPALVTWLPNLAYG is encoded by the coding sequence ATGAATTTTGAGATAGATTTTGTCCTGCCGCACTGGCTCTACTGGTCGGTGTTGCTGTTGCTGCCGCTGGTGGTGATGTTCTTCGTCGACCGCAGCTTCCGTCGTGGGGGCCACATCGACGGCGGTGACACCGCCGAGGTGCCCGCCGGCGAGGAGGTCGAGGTCGGCTACCAGCCTCCCGGCAACCTGTTCACTGCCATCGTCGACCGCATTTCCGGGTTCTCCGGCCGCTACGTGGCCTACTGGGCACTGATCGCACCCTTCGCTTTCGCCTACGAAGTGCTCGTCCGCTACGCCTTCAACTCGCCGACCAACTGGGTGCATGAGTCCATGACCCTGATGTTCGGCATGCAGTACCTGATCGCGGGGGCCTATGCCCTGCGCGAGGGCGGTCATGTCCGCGTGGACATCCTGTATCAGCGTGCCAAGCCCCTGAACAAGGCGGCGCTGGACCTGACCACCTCGGTGTTCTTCTTCATCTTCACCGTCGCGCTGATGGTCACCGGCTGGAAGTTTTTCTCCCAGTCCGTGAGCGATGCGTACTTCTTCGGCTCCAGCTACGCCAACGAGACCTCCTTCACCGAGTGGGCCATCCAGTTCTACCCGGTCAAGTTCATGCTCTTCTTCGGGGCCCTGCTGCTGCTGTTCCAGGGCTTCGGCCAGCTGGTCCGCGACTTCCAGTCGTTGTGCCATCACTGGCGCCTCCACGAGGGCGCCCGAAACTTTGCCCGTGTGCTGCTGACCATCGCCGTCGTGCTGGCGGCCTGGACGATCTTCGAGATGGTCAACGTCGCGGTGACCGACTACGACAGCCTGGCGGGAAGCATCGAGAACAGCCTCGGTTCCGTCGGCATCGGCGCCCTGACGCTGGTGATGTTCGGCTCGCTGATGGTGGTGCTGGTGGCGGGCCTGCCGCTGGCCTTCGTCACCGGTGGCCTCGGCGTGGTCTTCCTCTACCTGGTGGGCGACCAGGCGATGCTGAACCTGATGCCGTCGCGCATCTTCCCGATGATGACCAACTACCAGCTCTCGGCCATCCCGCTGTTCATCTTCATGGCCTCGGTGCTGGAGAAGGCCGGCATCATCGAGGAGCTGTTCGATGTCGTCTACAAGTGGATGGGCGGCCTCAAGGCGGGCCTGGCCATCGCCACCGTCATCGCCTCCACCCTGCTGGCCGCCATGGTCGGCGTCATCGGCGCCGCGGTGGTGACCATGGGCCTGATCGCCCTGCCGGCGATGCTCAAGCGCAACTACGACCCGGAGATCGCCATCGGCTCGATCATGGCAGGCGGTACCCTGGGCATCCTGATCCCGCCGTCGATCCTGGCGATCATCTATGGCGTCATCGCCCAGCAGTCGGTGGGTGAGCTCTACCTCGGCTCGCTGATCCCGGGCCTGATGCTGGCCTTCATGTACGGCTTCTACTGCTGGCTGCGCGGTACCCTGAACGTCAACATGGCGCCTCCGATGCCGGTCGAGGACCGGGTCGACATGAAGGAGAAGCTGCGTCTGCTGCGCAACATGCTGGCGCCGATCATCCTGGTGGTCCTGGTGCTCGGCATCATCTTCACCGGCATCGCGACGCCCGTGGAGGCGGCCGGCATCGGCACCTTCGGTTCCCTGATCGTGGCCGCCATGCACCGTCGCCTGACCTGGCCGAACCTGCATGCGGCCTGCATGACCACCCTGGTGGCCTCGGCGATGGTGATGTGGATCATCTTCGGCGCCAGCATCTTCGTCGGCTTCTACATCCTGCAGGGCGGTCAGCAGTTCGTGCAGGAGCTGATCTCCGGCGCAGGCCTCGGTCCCTATGCGGTCCTGGCCCTGATGATGGTGCTGCTGGTGGCGCTGGGCATGTTCCTCGACTGGGTCGGCATCCTGCTGCTGGCCGTGCCGATCTTCGTGCCCCTGATCCAGGGACTGAGCTTCACCGGCGTGTTTGGCCTGCCCGGGGTCGACCCGGCCGATGTCTCGCTGTGGTTCGGCGTCATCTACCTGGTGAACATGCAGATGTCCTTCTTGAGCCCGCCGTTCGGCTATGCGCTGTTCTACATCAAGGGGGTGTGCCCGCCGCACATCACCATGGCGCAGATCTTCAAGTCGTCCTTCCCGTTCCTGGGGATCCAGGCGCTGGGCCTGCTGCTGGTCATCCTGTTCCCGGCCCTGGTGACCTGGCTGCCCAACCTGGCCTATGGCTAG
- a CDS encoding branched-chain amino acid ABC transporter permease: protein MTMIFGVPLAVFMGQLMLGLINGAFYALLSLGLAVIFGLLKIINFAHGAQYMLGAFAAMLALEYLGINYWAALLLVPLVVGALGVVIERLVLRRIAHLDHLYGLLLTYGLALILEGTLINIFGVSGSSYPTPEALLGGLNLGFMFLPTYRAWVLVAALVVCVGTWFVIERTRLGAYLRAGTENPALMQAFGVNVPQLITLTYGFGVALAAFAGVLAAPLYPVSPTMGSSLLIVVFAVVVIGGMGSILGAVLTGLAMGLIEGLTKVYYPEAANTVIFLVMILVLLLRPAGLFGKEA, encoded by the coding sequence ATGACGATGATTTTCGGGGTGCCGTTGGCGGTGTTCATGGGCCAGCTGATGCTGGGCCTGATCAACGGCGCCTTCTATGCTCTGCTCAGCCTGGGGCTGGCGGTGATCTTCGGGCTGTTGAAGATCATCAACTTCGCCCACGGGGCCCAGTACATGCTGGGAGCCTTCGCGGCGATGCTGGCCCTGGAGTACCTGGGCATCAACTACTGGGCCGCACTGCTGCTGGTACCACTGGTGGTGGGGGCCCTGGGGGTGGTGATCGAGCGCCTGGTCCTGCGGCGCATCGCCCACCTCGACCATCTCTATGGGCTGCTGCTCACCTATGGCCTGGCGCTGATCCTGGAAGGGACGTTGATCAACATCTTCGGGGTGTCCGGGTCGAGCTACCCGACGCCCGAGGCGCTCCTGGGTGGCCTGAACCTCGGCTTCATGTTCCTGCCGACCTATCGCGCCTGGGTGCTGGTGGCGGCGCTGGTGGTCTGCGTGGGCACCTGGTTCGTCATCGAGCGTACCCGGCTCGGGGCCTACCTGCGTGCCGGCACCGAGAACCCGGCCCTGATGCAGGCCTTCGGCGTCAACGTGCCGCAACTGATCACCCTGACCTACGGGTTCGGCGTGGCGCTGGCCGCCTTCGCCGGCGTCCTCGCGGCCCCGCTCTACCCGGTATCGCCGACCATGGGCTCGAGCCTGCTGATCGTGGTCTTCGCGGTGGTGGTGATCGGCGGCATGGGTTCCATCCTCGGTGCGGTCCTCACCGGGCTGGCCATGGGCCTGATCGAGGGCCTCACCAAGGTCTACTACCCCGAGGCGGCCAACACCGTGATCTTCCTGGTGATGATCCTGGTGCTGCTGCTACGCCCCGCGGGACTCTTCGGCAAGGAGGCATGA
- the dctP gene encoding TRAP transporter substrate-binding protein DctP — translation MQDDKQPSSTTTVDNEGVKEAFKTPSRRNFLKAAAVGSAAAVAAPWVGNVQAQEGINIRMQSSWPPGTPGYRIFEEWAKGVGEATSGEVTIEPFPAGAVAGAFEVADAVRNGVLDGQNWFTVYWPGKMPAGVFLTAYPMGLSLPHQWDIMFGAYGGFDLAKDLYRKQGQELLGYVHHDMNLIHSKKPLRSFDDFKGVKLRMPGGIVAETFAAAGARTTLLPGSEVYPALEKGTIDAADYTGAANNYELGFWQVADYIIMGPPSTPCLHQAVDLMDISVNRRVFERMSTQTQDLMHDLVAAYSREHYAAIQKANAEAWPKYKEKGVEIIHLSENDADRFREVAVPLWFKWANKDKDAARLFKAHLDTMMDPAVALITPEDIKDYELNL, via the coding sequence ATGCAAGACGACAAGCAGCCGTCAAGCACCACTACCGTCGACAACGAGGGCGTCAAGGAAGCGTTCAAGACTCCCAGCCGTCGTAACTTCCTGAAGGCCGCCGCCGTTGGTTCCGCCGCTGCCGTCGCCGCGCCGTGGGTCGGCAACGTCCAGGCCCAGGAAGGCATCAACATCCGCATGCAGTCGTCCTGGCCGCCGGGAACCCCGGGCTACCGCATCTTCGAGGAGTGGGCCAAGGGCGTGGGCGAGGCCACCAGCGGCGAGGTCACCATCGAGCCCTTCCCGGCGGGTGCCGTGGCCGGTGCCTTCGAGGTCGCCGATGCCGTGCGCAACGGCGTGCTCGACGGCCAGAACTGGTTCACCGTCTACTGGCCCGGCAAGATGCCGGCCGGCGTGTTCCTGACCGCCTACCCGATGGGCCTCTCGCTGCCCCACCAGTGGGACATCATGTTCGGCGCCTACGGCGGCTTCGACCTCGCCAAGGACCTGTACCGCAAGCAGGGCCAGGAGCTGCTGGGCTATGTCCACCACGACATGAACCTGATCCACTCCAAGAAGCCGCTGCGCAGCTTCGACGACTTCAAGGGCGTCAAGCTGCGCATGCCGGGCGGGATCGTGGCCGAGACCTTCGCCGCCGCCGGCGCGCGTACCACCCTGCTGCCAGGCTCCGAGGTCTATCCGGCCCTGGAGAAGGGCACCATCGACGCGGCCGACTACACCGGCGCGGCCAACAACTACGAGCTGGGCTTCTGGCAGGTGGCGGACTACATCATCATGGGCCCGCCCTCCACCCCCTGCCTGCACCAGGCCGTCGACCTCATGGACATCTCGGTCAACCGCCGCGTCTTTGAGCGCATGTCGACCCAGACCCAGGACCTCATGCACGACCTGGTGGCCGCCTACTCCCGCGAGCACTACGCGGCGATCCAGAAGGCCAACGCCGAGGCCTGGCCGAAGTACAAGGAGAAGGGCGTCGAGATCATCCACCTCAGCGAGAACGACGCCGATCGCTTCCGCGAGGTCGCCGTGCCGCTGTGGTTCAAGTGGGCCAACAAGGACAAGGATGCCGCCCGCCTGTTCAAGGCACACCTCGACACCATGATGGACCCGGCGGTGGCCCTGATCACCCCGGAAGACATCAAGGACTACGAGCTCAACCTGTAA
- the mtgA gene encoding monofunctional biosynthetic peptidoglycan transglycosylase has product MREWQQRAWRVLWRTVLGFVACSVVLVLVLRVVPVFGSMVMVERKVQSWIAGESLDIRHQWRPWEQLSDQAKLAVIAAEDQRFPRHHGFDFEQMRRAWETSLNGGRLRGASTISQQTAKNLFLWTGRSWVRKGLEAWFTLLIEVAWPKQRILEVYLNIVEWDTGVFGLEAAARHYFGVSADRLTEAQASRLAAILPDPRGRDAARPGPLVERRSVWIRQQMRNLGGPAYLERL; this is encoded by the coding sequence ATGAGGGAGTGGCAGCAGCGGGCCTGGCGGGTGCTCTGGCGCACCGTGCTCGGCTTCGTGGCGTGCTCGGTGGTGCTGGTGCTGGTGCTGCGCGTGGTCCCGGTCTTCGGCTCCATGGTGATGGTGGAGCGCAAGGTGCAGTCGTGGATCGCCGGGGAGTCCCTCGATATCCGCCACCAGTGGCGCCCCTGGGAGCAGCTCTCCGACCAGGCCAAGCTGGCGGTGATCGCCGCCGAGGACCAGCGCTTCCCGCGTCATCACGGCTTCGACTTCGAGCAGATGCGCCGCGCCTGGGAGACCAGCCTCAACGGGGGGCGCCTGCGCGGGGCCAGCACCATCAGCCAGCAGACCGCCAAGAACCTCTTCCTTTGGACCGGCCGCAGCTGGGTCCGCAAGGGGCTCGAGGCCTGGTTCACCCTGCTGATCGAGGTGGCCTGGCCCAAGCAGCGCATCCTCGAGGTCTACCTCAACATCGTCGAGTGGGACACGGGGGTGTTCGGCCTCGAGGCCGCCGCTCGCCACTACTTCGGCGTCTCCGCCGACCGGCTGACCGAGGCCCAGGCCAGCCGCCTGGCGGCCATCCTGCCCGATCCCCGCGGCCGCGATGCGGCGCGCCCCGGCCCCCTGGTGGAGCGACGCAGCGTCTGGATCCGCCAGCAGATGCGCAACCTCGGCGGCCCCGCCTACCTCGAACGGCTCTGA
- a CDS encoding branched-chain amino acid ABC transporter permease, which yields MATTQHLTPAMQRQRNARMRRNMLYLVLMALALVAPLAIYPVFLMKVLCFALFACAFNLLLGYAGLLSFGHAAFLATGGYFTGIMLSSYPGLTPEAGILIGTLAAVVLGTFFGVLSIRRQGIYFAMVTLALAQMMFFFFIQAPFTGGEDGLHGVPRGELFGLISLSDNLPMYYFVLAVFVIGFAIIQRTVHSPFGQVLKAIRENEPRAVSLGYNVDAYKLVAFVISAGLAGLAGSTKTVVFQLASLTDAHWHMSGEVILMTLLGGVGTLFGPVVGAGLVVSLQTQLAQSPLGNWVSVILGAIFVICVLSFRSGIVGEIGKLVRKNFK from the coding sequence ATGGCCACGACCCAACACCTCACCCCCGCCATGCAGCGCCAGCGCAACGCGCGGATGCGGCGCAACATGCTCTATCTCGTCCTGATGGCGCTGGCCCTGGTGGCACCGCTCGCCATCTACCCGGTGTTCCTGATGAAGGTGCTGTGCTTCGCGCTGTTCGCCTGCGCCTTCAACCTGCTGCTGGGCTATGCCGGGCTGCTCTCCTTCGGCCATGCGGCCTTCCTGGCCACCGGGGGCTACTTCACCGGCATCATGCTCTCGAGCTACCCGGGCCTGACGCCGGAGGCCGGCATCCTGATCGGCACCCTCGCGGCGGTGGTACTGGGCACCTTCTTCGGCGTGCTGTCGATCCGTCGCCAGGGCATCTACTTCGCCATGGTGACCCTGGCGCTGGCCCAGATGATGTTCTTCTTCTTCATCCAGGCGCCCTTCACCGGCGGCGAGGACGGCCTGCACGGCGTGCCGCGCGGGGAGCTCTTCGGGCTGATCAGCCTCTCCGACAACCTGCCGATGTACTACTTCGTGCTGGCGGTCTTCGTGATCGGCTTCGCCATCATCCAGCGCACCGTGCACTCGCCCTTCGGCCAGGTGCTCAAGGCGATCCGCGAGAACGAGCCTCGGGCGGTCTCGCTAGGCTACAACGTGGACGCCTACAAGCTGGTGGCCTTCGTGATCTCCGCGGGGCTCGCGGGCCTGGCGGGGTCCACCAAGACGGTGGTGTTCCAGCTGGCCTCGCTGACCGACGCCCACTGGCACATGTCCGGCGAGGTGATCCTGATGACCCTGCTGGGCGGGGTGGGCACGCTGTTCGGCCCCGTGGTGGGCGCCGGCCTGGTGGTCAGCCTCCAGACCCAGCTGGCGCAGTCGCCCCTGGGCAACTGGGTGAGCGTGATCCTCGGCGCGATCTTCGTGATCTGCGTGCTGAGCTTTCGCAGCGGCATCGTCGGCGAGATCGGCAAGCTGGTGCGCAAGAACTTCAAGTAG
- a CDS encoding LysR family transcriptional regulator: protein MQRWDRVEAFIEVVRLGTFAAAARRLRVSSSHVSRLVSQLENQLGTTLLYRTTRRIRLTEAGTVYYQHCHHLFDGFREAEAAVKDLQARPSGTLSLTSATTFGERFVAPLVNDFQCRHPQLGVRLHLTNRQVDLIDEGFDIAIRMGHLEDSSMIARRLCERREHVVGSPAYFTRRPQPHALSELAHHRCLVGSRDHWRFAVDGVRREVRVEGPWESNSGPALLDAALKGLGLAQLPDYYVDPHLASGELVSVLDAYRHDDSAVWAVTPRHRHRSPKIRQFIDFLAEHLPAQLPGRR, encoded by the coding sequence ATGCAGCGCTGGGATCGGGTCGAGGCCTTCATCGAGGTGGTCCGCCTGGGGACCTTCGCGGCCGCCGCGCGCCGGCTTCGGGTCTCCAGCTCCCACGTCAGCCGCCTGGTAAGCCAGCTCGAGAACCAGCTGGGCACCACCCTGCTCTACCGGACCACGCGCCGGATCCGTCTCACCGAGGCCGGCACCGTCTACTACCAGCACTGCCACCACCTGTTCGACGGCTTCCGCGAGGCCGAGGCCGCCGTGAAGGACCTCCAGGCCCGCCCCAGCGGCACCCTGAGCCTGACCTCGGCCACCACCTTCGGGGAGCGCTTCGTGGCGCCCCTGGTCAACGACTTCCAGTGCCGGCACCCGCAGCTCGGGGTCCGGCTGCACCTGACCAACCGCCAGGTCGACCTGATCGACGAGGGCTTCGACATCGCCATCCGCATGGGCCACCTCGAGGACTCCTCGATGATCGCCCGTCGGCTCTGCGAGCGCCGCGAGCATGTGGTCGGCTCCCCGGCCTACTTCACCCGTCGGCCCCAGCCCCACGCCCTCTCCGAGCTCGCCCACCATCGCTGCCTGGTGGGCTCGCGGGACCACTGGCGCTTCGCGGTGGACGGCGTGCGGCGTGAGGTGCGGGTCGAGGGCCCCTGGGAGAGCAACTCGGGGCCGGCGCTGCTGGATGCCGCCCTCAAGGGCCTGGGGCTGGCCCAGTTGCCCGACTACTACGTGGACCCCCACCTGGCCAGCGGCGAGCTGGTCTCGGTGCTCGACGCCTACCGCCACGACGACAGCGCGGTCTGGGCCGTCACCCCGCGACACCGCCATCGCTCCCCCAAGATCCGCCAGTTCATCGACTTCCTGGCCGAGCATCTCCCCGCCCAGCTGCCGGGGCGTCGCTGA
- a CDS encoding S-(hydroxymethyl)glutathione dehydrogenase/class III alcohol dehydrogenase has protein sequence MKSRAAVAMEAGKPLELTEIDVEGPKAGEVLVRMAATSVCHTDAYTLSGADPEGNFPAVLGHEGAGVVQEVGPGVTSVRPGDHVIPLYTAECGQCKFCLSGKTNLCSSVRATQGKGVMPDGTSRFSLEGKKLHHYMGTSTFSEYTVLPEVSLAVVSKEAPMDKICLLGCGVTTGIGAVMNTAKVEPGATVAVFGLGAIGLAVIQGAVMAKASRIIAIDVNPEKFKLAEQFGATDFINPKDHADPIQQVVIDLTDGGVDYSFECIGNVNVMRQALECCHKGWGESVIIGVAGAGEEISTRPFQLVTGRVWKGSAFGGVKGRTELPGYVDRYMKGEINIDDFITHDMPFEKINEAFELLHRGESIRTVLHY, from the coding sequence ATGAAGTCACGTGCCGCGGTCGCCATGGAAGCCGGCAAGCCCCTGGAGCTCACCGAGATCGACGTCGAGGGCCCGAAGGCCGGCGAGGTGCTGGTGCGCATGGCCGCTACCAGCGTCTGCCACACGGATGCCTACACCCTCTCCGGCGCCGACCCGGAAGGCAACTTCCCGGCGGTGCTGGGCCACGAGGGCGCCGGCGTCGTCCAGGAAGTGGGGCCCGGCGTGACCAGCGTGCGTCCCGGTGACCACGTCATCCCGCTCTATACCGCCGAGTGCGGCCAGTGCAAGTTCTGCCTCTCGGGCAAGACCAACCTGTGCAGCTCGGTGCGCGCCACCCAGGGCAAGGGCGTGATGCCCGACGGGACCTCGCGCTTCTCGCTGGAGGGCAAGAAGCTGCATCACTACATGGGCACCTCCACCTTCAGCGAGTACACGGTGCTGCCCGAGGTGTCGCTGGCGGTGGTCTCCAAGGAGGCCCCGATGGACAAGATCTGCCTGCTCGGCTGCGGCGTGACCACCGGGATCGGCGCGGTGATGAACACCGCCAAGGTGGAGCCCGGCGCCACGGTCGCCGTCTTCGGGCTCGGGGCGATCGGCCTGGCGGTGATCCAGGGCGCGGTGATGGCCAAGGCCAGCCGCATCATCGCCATCGACGTCAATCCCGAGAAGTTCAAGCTGGCCGAGCAGTTCGGTGCCACCGACTTCATCAACCCCAAGGACCATGCCGACCCCATCCAGCAGGTGGTCATCGACCTGACCGACGGCGGCGTCGACTACTCCTTCGAGTGCATCGGCAACGTCAACGTCATGCGCCAGGCGCTCGAGTGCTGCCACAAGGGCTGGGGCGAGTCGGTGATCATCGGCGTGGCCGGGGCCGGCGAGGAGATCTCCACGCGGCCGTTCCAGCTGGTCACCGGCCGGGTCTGGAAGGGGTCCGCCTTCGGCGGCGTGAAGGGCCGCACCGAGCTGCCGGGCTACGTCGACCGCTACATGAAGGGCGAGATCAACATCGACGACTTCATCACCCACGACATGCCCTTCGAGAAGATCAACGAGGCCTTCGAGCTGCTGCATCGTGGCGAGAGCATCCGCACCGTCCTCCACTACTGA
- a CDS encoding DMT family transporter: MTSERHRQAALAAMPILFVALWSTGFIGAKFGLPHAEPFTFLFVRCVLTLTLLVPLTLLMRADWPRGAGLWGHIAVSGLLVHGAYLGGVFYGIYQGMPAGLAALLVGLQPLLTAALAGPLLGERLGAVQWLGLVMGLAGIALVLGGKLDPGETLFQGFGIGALVSVMVALAGISLGTLYQKRYCTGMPLLGGTVVQYLATGTLMGLGALLFETREIEWTTTFVLTLGWLVLVLSISAILLLMALIRRGEASRVASLFYLVPPVTALEAWWLFDERLPPLSLAGMAIAIAGVVLVVKSRSGGAQSRSR, from the coding sequence ATGACATCGGAACGTCACCGCCAGGCCGCGCTGGCTGCCATGCCCATCCTCTTCGTCGCGCTGTGGAGCACCGGCTTTATCGGTGCCAAGTTCGGCCTGCCTCATGCCGAACCCTTCACCTTCCTGTTCGTGCGCTGCGTGCTGACCCTGACGCTGCTGGTGCCGCTGACCCTGCTGATGCGGGCGGACTGGCCGCGGGGCGCCGGGCTGTGGGGACACATCGCGGTCTCGGGCCTGCTCGTCCACGGCGCCTACCTGGGGGGCGTCTTCTATGGCATCTACCAGGGCATGCCGGCGGGACTGGCGGCCCTGCTGGTGGGGCTCCAGCCGCTGCTGACCGCGGCGCTTGCCGGCCCGCTGCTGGGTGAGCGACTGGGCGCCGTTCAATGGCTGGGGCTGGTGATGGGCCTGGCCGGCATCGCCCTGGTGCTGGGTGGCAAGCTCGACCCGGGCGAGACGCTGTTCCAGGGCTTCGGGATCGGCGCCCTGGTCAGCGTGATGGTGGCCCTGGCCGGCATCTCGCTGGGCACCCTCTACCAGAAGCGCTACTGCACCGGCATGCCGCTGCTCGGCGGCACCGTGGTGCAGTATCTCGCCACCGGGACACTGATGGGGTTGGGTGCCCTGCTGTTCGAGACGCGGGAGATCGAGTGGACCACCACCTTCGTGCTGACCCTGGGGTGGCTGGTGCTGGTGCTGTCGATCAGCGCCATCCTGCTGCTGATGGCCCTGATCCGGCGCGGGGAGGCCTCGCGGGTGGCGAGCCTCTTCTACCTGGTCCCGCCGGTGACCGCCCTGGAGGCATGGTGGCTGTTCGACGAGCGCCTGCCGCCCCTGTCGCTGGCCGGCATGGCCATCGCCATCGCCGGGGTGGTGCTGGTGGTGAAGAGCCGGTCGGGAGGCGCTCAGAGCCGTTCGAGGTAG